One region of Pangasianodon hypophthalmus isolate fPanHyp1 chromosome 15, fPanHyp1.pri, whole genome shotgun sequence genomic DNA includes:
- the ssh2b gene encoding protein phosphatase Slingshot homolog 2b isoform X1: protein MALVTVQRSPTPSATSSPCVSESGSGEDDRRSQPRSISESFLTVKGAALFLPRGNGSSSSSICSSRITGQRSKHAGDLQQHLQTMFTLLRPEDNIRLAVRLESVHPQCTRYMVVVTTNGRQDTEESVVLGMDFSPSDSSCSIGLVLPLWSDTLIHLDGDGGFSVSTDNRIHVFKPVSVQAMWSALQSLHKACEVARCHNYFPGSLFLTWVSYYQSRVSSDQAHINEWNTMQDVQSHRADSPVLFSDVPTERERTERLIKTRLREIMMQKDLENVTSKEIRTELEMQMGCNLREFKEYIDNEMIVILGQMDSPTEIFEHVYLGSEWNASNLEELQSSGVQYILNVTREIDNFFPGLFEYHNIRVYDEEATDLLAYWNDTYKFISRAKKAGAKCLVHCKMGVSRSASTVIAYAMKEYGWDLEKAFDYVKERRAVTKPNPSFMRQLEEYQGILLASRQRHNKLWRSHSDSNLSEHHEPLIKTPAAQSLGRSNPRNQSSNQTSPSLQELLQTLSPSSAPAAGEQDCEQEAPFANGLGNSEESLAAEEPCLLSKPRAATVVPGARPNSAPVNMAETVPVIRPHPPAALHQLASSPTLHPDAEAKPLSHEQPEVCSPNRTGCVRSRTPEPSRQAPDSSSAAGQHTQVPELRQKFSQQVPDADVDRAGLGHAKDDNHHQHPSATIQEAGLSASPPSALSSDRIDFFSAREKFLGLSQEGQSRGSSEQTLRDKSPNQESKLMFPEHPVKGEEEQKKEICSVLVCNTVSELESTRPSITPPPPPASQPDSSSLKEEEELVKNSLEAEKVELGEALQGDWSKGTVRRATRQLEQKMKQDVSSPTLLSSALSCLSQRSVVSTSSRDRPENTPSHLDLFLDLSTVPAHHHQPEETAEIKVEKEEPSPVEEGMGKGCKIRLREEERGHTGFLETDMSLSHLKQSHSTPSGSSSEAVFKLEGVTENETSTDYLSQDHLREMLETLRQLGAFLCQVSSGSDKRLSHPWVGKEQKRGWIVQERASEVKARMRQAGLTPPSLIKRSASLAKLGSLDLSANDLSELELSPASSSPRTAKPRPHSFTDDTSKKKRVLPRRTPSLPPSCTSRLPSTGSHLDKRLENCQTGEVQHKVPMPLPVSPSSNECSRQGRVPDPAYTPVPAPALISVATRQQYGRTHPLRRLKKRTSNSYYHTM from the exons ATGGCGTTGGTAACAGTCCAGAGGTCGCCTACTCCGAGCGCAACATCCAGCCCTTGCGTTTCG GAGTCTGGCAGCGGGGAAGATGATCGCCGATCTCAGCCCAGAAG CATTAGCGAGAGCTTTCTAACAGTGAAAGGCGCCGCACTCTTCCTCCCAAGGGGAAATGGCTCCTCCTCATCGTCCATCTGCTCCTCGCGCATCACAGGACAGCGCAGCAAACATGCAG GAGATCTTCAGCAGCACCTGCAGACAATGTTCACTCTGCTACGACCAGAGGACAACATCCGTCTG GCGGTGCGGTTGGAAAGCGTGCACCCTCAATGCACACGCTACATGGTTGTAGTGACCACAAATGGACGGCAGGACACTGAGGAGAGTGTAGTGCTGGGCATGGACTTCAGCCCCTCAGACAG ttcctGTTCAATAGGCCTGGTGCTTCCTCTGTGGAGTGACACACTGATCCATTTGGATGGAGATGG GGGGTTCAGTGTGTCCACAGATAACAGGATCCATGTTTTCAAGCCCGTCTCAGTCCAGGCCATGTG GTCGGCTCTGCAGTCTCTCCATAAGGCATGTGAGGTAGCACGCTGCCATAACTACTTCCCAGGCAGCCTCTTCCTGACCTGGGTAAGCTACTACCAGAGCCGCGTGTCCTCAGACCAGGCCCACATCAATGAGTGGAACACTATGCAGGATGTGCAGTCGCACCGTGCTGACTCACCTGTGCTCTTCTCTGATGT GCCAACGGAGCGAGAGAGAACGGAGCGACTGATCAAGACCCGTCTAAGAGAGATCATGATGCAGAAAGACCTGGAAAATGTCACCTCTAAAGAG ATCCGCACGGAGCTGGAGATGCAGATGGGGTGTAACCTGCGCGAGTTTAAAGAGTACATCGATAATGAGATGATTGTCATCCTGGGGCAGATGGACAGCCCCACTGAGATCTTTGAGCATGTGTACCTG GGTTCAGAATGGAATGCATCTAATCTAGAAGAGCTACAGAGCAGCGG GGTTCAGTACATCCTCAACGTGACACGGGAGATTGATAACTTCTTCCCCGGTCTGTTTGAGTACCACAACATCCGCGTGTACGATGAAGAGGCCACCGATTTGCTGGCGTACTGGAATGACACCTATAAATTCATCTCCAGAGCCAA GAAAGCAGGAGCCAAGTGTCTGGTGCACTGTAAGATGGGCGTGAGCCGCTCGGCCTCCACTGTGATAGCCTACGCCATGAAGGAGTACGGCTGGGACCTGGAGAAAGCCTTCGACTATGTCAAAGAGCGCCGTGCCGTGACCAAGCCCAACCCCTCCTTTATGAGGCAACTAGAGGAGTACCAGGGCATCCTTTTGGCCAG CAGGCAGAGGCACAACAAGCTGTGGCGTTCCCATTCGGACAGCAACCTGTCTGAGCACCATGAGCCGCTGATAAAAACTCCTGCCGCGCAGTCGCTGGGCCGATCCAACCCCCGCAACCAGAGCAGCAACCAGACGTCTCCTTCGCTGCAGGAGCTGCTCCAGACTCTCAGCCCTTCCTCGGCCCCTGCAGCAGGGGAACAGGACTGCGAGCAGGAGGCGCCATTCGCGAACGGGCTAGGAAACTCTGAAGAAAGCCTTGCTGCTGAGGAACCGTGCCTGCTCTCTAAACCCCGAGCAGCTACAGTAGTGCCTGGTGCCCGACCCAATTCGGCGCCCGTAAACATGGCGGAAACGGTCCCGGTGATCCGGCCTCATCCACCTGCTGCTCTTCATCAACTTGCCTCCTCGCCTACGCTTCATCCAGATGCAGAGGCCAAACCACTCAGCCACGAGCAGCCAGAAGTGTGCTCTCCTAACAGAACAGGGTGTGTTAGGAGTAGAACCCCCGAGCCAAGCAGACAAGCCCCAGACTCCTCCTCAGCTGCAGGGCAGCACACACAGGTGCCTGAGCTTAGGCAAAAATTCAGCCAGCAAGTGCCTGACGCAGATGTGGACCGTGCAGGGCTAGGTCACGCCAAGGACGATAACCACCACCAACACCCCAGTGCCACAATACAGGAAGCGGGCCTTTCTGCCTCACCCCCATCAGCTCTGAGCTCCGACCGCATCGATTTCTTCAGTGCCAGAGAGAAATTCCTCGGCCTCTCTCAGGAGGGGCAAAGCCGTGGGAGTTCTGAACAGACGCTCCGAGATAAAAGCCCAAACCAGGAGTCGAAGCTCATGTTTCCTGAGCACCCTGTTAAAGGGGAGGAGGAACAGAAAAAG gaGATCTGCAGTGTTTTGGTTTGTAACACGGTCTCAGAACTGGAGTCCACAAGGCCCAGCAtaactcctccccctcctcctgcCAGCCAACCTGATTCCAGTAGCttaaaggaggaggaggagctagTCAAAAACTCACTGGAAGCGGAGAAGGTGGAGCTCGGAGAGGCCCTCCAAGGTGATTGGTCAAAGGGTACAGTGCGGCGAGCCACCAGGCAGCTAGAACAGAAGATGAAGCAAGACGTTTCATCACCAACGCTGCTATCAAGTGCTCTCAGCTGTCTTTCACAGCGTTCCGTTGTTAGCACCAGCAGCAGAGACAGACCTGAGAACACTCCATCTCATTTAGACCTCTTCCTTGATTTGAGCACTGTGCCAGCCCACCACCATCAGCCTGAGGAAACGGCGGAGATAAAAGTGGAGAAGGAGGAACCTTCACCTGTAGAGGAAGGGATGGGAAAAGGGTGCAAAATAAGACTCAGGGAAGAAGAGCGTGGACACACTGGATTTCTAGAGACAGACATGAGCCTCTCACACTTGAAACAAAGCCATTCCACTCCATCCGGGTCTTCTTCAGAAGCTGTTTTTAAGCTAGAGGGTGTCACAGAGAACGAGACAAGCACCGACTACCTTTCACAAGACCATCTGAGGGAGATGTTGGAGACTCTGAGGCAGCTCGGTGCGTTCCTCTGCCAGGTGAGCAGCGGATCAGACAAGAGGCTCAGCCACCCATGGGTtgggaaagaacagaaaagaggaTGGATTGTTCAAGAACGAGCCAGCGAGGTAAAGGCAAGAATGCGTCAAGCTGGTCTGACCCCGCCCTCACTGATCAAGAGATCTGCCTCGCTGGCTAAGCTAGGCTCCCTCGACCTGTCGGCTAACGATCTGAGCGAACTGGAGCTGAGTCCTGCATCATCATCCCCGCGCACTGCAAAGCCACGCCCTCACTCTTTTACAGATGATACCTCAAAAAAGAAGCGGGTTCTACCCAGGCGAacaccctctctccctccctcttgcACATCTCGCCTCCCTTCTACTGGATCACACCTGGATAAAAGGTTGGAAAACTGCCAGACTGGAGAAGTACAACACAAGGTTCCCATGCCACTGCCAGTCTCACCATCATCCAATGAGTGCAGTAGGCAAGGAAGGGTCCCAGATCCAGCATACACTCCAGTGCCAGCGCCTGCCTTAATATCTGTGGCGACACGGCAACAGTATGGGAGGACTCATCCCTTGAGGAGGCTTAAAAAACGAACCTCGAACTCCTACTATCACACCATGTGA
- the ssh2b gene encoding protein phosphatase Slingshot homolog 2b isoform X2, translating to MVRSDVFPPSTVNYLISESFLTVKGAALFLPRGNGSSSSSICSSRITGQRSKHAGDLQQHLQTMFTLLRPEDNIRLAVRLESVHPQCTRYMVVVTTNGRQDTEESVVLGMDFSPSDSSCSIGLVLPLWSDTLIHLDGDGGFSVSTDNRIHVFKPVSVQAMWSALQSLHKACEVARCHNYFPGSLFLTWVSYYQSRVSSDQAHINEWNTMQDVQSHRADSPVLFSDVPTERERTERLIKTRLREIMMQKDLENVTSKEIRTELEMQMGCNLREFKEYIDNEMIVILGQMDSPTEIFEHVYLGSEWNASNLEELQSSGVQYILNVTREIDNFFPGLFEYHNIRVYDEEATDLLAYWNDTYKFISRAKKAGAKCLVHCKMGVSRSASTVIAYAMKEYGWDLEKAFDYVKERRAVTKPNPSFMRQLEEYQGILLASRQRHNKLWRSHSDSNLSEHHEPLIKTPAAQSLGRSNPRNQSSNQTSPSLQELLQTLSPSSAPAAGEQDCEQEAPFANGLGNSEESLAAEEPCLLSKPRAATVVPGARPNSAPVNMAETVPVIRPHPPAALHQLASSPTLHPDAEAKPLSHEQPEVCSPNRTGCVRSRTPEPSRQAPDSSSAAGQHTQVPELRQKFSQQVPDADVDRAGLGHAKDDNHHQHPSATIQEAGLSASPPSALSSDRIDFFSAREKFLGLSQEGQSRGSSEQTLRDKSPNQESKLMFPEHPVKGEEEQKKEICSVLVCNTVSELESTRPSITPPPPPASQPDSSSLKEEEELVKNSLEAEKVELGEALQGDWSKGTVRRATRQLEQKMKQDVSSPTLLSSALSCLSQRSVVSTSSRDRPENTPSHLDLFLDLSTVPAHHHQPEETAEIKVEKEEPSPVEEGMGKGCKIRLREEERGHTGFLETDMSLSHLKQSHSTPSGSSSEAVFKLEGVTENETSTDYLSQDHLREMLETLRQLGAFLCQVSSGSDKRLSHPWVGKEQKRGWIVQERASEVKARMRQAGLTPPSLIKRSASLAKLGSLDLSANDLSELELSPASSSPRTAKPRPHSFTDDTSKKKRVLPRRTPSLPPSCTSRLPSTGSHLDKRLENCQTGEVQHKVPMPLPVSPSSNECSRQGRVPDPAYTPVPAPALISVATRQQYGRTHPLRRLKKRTSNSYYHTM from the exons ATGGTGCGGAGTGATGTGTTCCCACCGAGCACAGTCAACTATCT CATTAGCGAGAGCTTTCTAACAGTGAAAGGCGCCGCACTCTTCCTCCCAAGGGGAAATGGCTCCTCCTCATCGTCCATCTGCTCCTCGCGCATCACAGGACAGCGCAGCAAACATGCAG GAGATCTTCAGCAGCACCTGCAGACAATGTTCACTCTGCTACGACCAGAGGACAACATCCGTCTG GCGGTGCGGTTGGAAAGCGTGCACCCTCAATGCACACGCTACATGGTTGTAGTGACCACAAATGGACGGCAGGACACTGAGGAGAGTGTAGTGCTGGGCATGGACTTCAGCCCCTCAGACAG ttcctGTTCAATAGGCCTGGTGCTTCCTCTGTGGAGTGACACACTGATCCATTTGGATGGAGATGG GGGGTTCAGTGTGTCCACAGATAACAGGATCCATGTTTTCAAGCCCGTCTCAGTCCAGGCCATGTG GTCGGCTCTGCAGTCTCTCCATAAGGCATGTGAGGTAGCACGCTGCCATAACTACTTCCCAGGCAGCCTCTTCCTGACCTGGGTAAGCTACTACCAGAGCCGCGTGTCCTCAGACCAGGCCCACATCAATGAGTGGAACACTATGCAGGATGTGCAGTCGCACCGTGCTGACTCACCTGTGCTCTTCTCTGATGT GCCAACGGAGCGAGAGAGAACGGAGCGACTGATCAAGACCCGTCTAAGAGAGATCATGATGCAGAAAGACCTGGAAAATGTCACCTCTAAAGAG ATCCGCACGGAGCTGGAGATGCAGATGGGGTGTAACCTGCGCGAGTTTAAAGAGTACATCGATAATGAGATGATTGTCATCCTGGGGCAGATGGACAGCCCCACTGAGATCTTTGAGCATGTGTACCTG GGTTCAGAATGGAATGCATCTAATCTAGAAGAGCTACAGAGCAGCGG GGTTCAGTACATCCTCAACGTGACACGGGAGATTGATAACTTCTTCCCCGGTCTGTTTGAGTACCACAACATCCGCGTGTACGATGAAGAGGCCACCGATTTGCTGGCGTACTGGAATGACACCTATAAATTCATCTCCAGAGCCAA GAAAGCAGGAGCCAAGTGTCTGGTGCACTGTAAGATGGGCGTGAGCCGCTCGGCCTCCACTGTGATAGCCTACGCCATGAAGGAGTACGGCTGGGACCTGGAGAAAGCCTTCGACTATGTCAAAGAGCGCCGTGCCGTGACCAAGCCCAACCCCTCCTTTATGAGGCAACTAGAGGAGTACCAGGGCATCCTTTTGGCCAG CAGGCAGAGGCACAACAAGCTGTGGCGTTCCCATTCGGACAGCAACCTGTCTGAGCACCATGAGCCGCTGATAAAAACTCCTGCCGCGCAGTCGCTGGGCCGATCCAACCCCCGCAACCAGAGCAGCAACCAGACGTCTCCTTCGCTGCAGGAGCTGCTCCAGACTCTCAGCCCTTCCTCGGCCCCTGCAGCAGGGGAACAGGACTGCGAGCAGGAGGCGCCATTCGCGAACGGGCTAGGAAACTCTGAAGAAAGCCTTGCTGCTGAGGAACCGTGCCTGCTCTCTAAACCCCGAGCAGCTACAGTAGTGCCTGGTGCCCGACCCAATTCGGCGCCCGTAAACATGGCGGAAACGGTCCCGGTGATCCGGCCTCATCCACCTGCTGCTCTTCATCAACTTGCCTCCTCGCCTACGCTTCATCCAGATGCAGAGGCCAAACCACTCAGCCACGAGCAGCCAGAAGTGTGCTCTCCTAACAGAACAGGGTGTGTTAGGAGTAGAACCCCCGAGCCAAGCAGACAAGCCCCAGACTCCTCCTCAGCTGCAGGGCAGCACACACAGGTGCCTGAGCTTAGGCAAAAATTCAGCCAGCAAGTGCCTGACGCAGATGTGGACCGTGCAGGGCTAGGTCACGCCAAGGACGATAACCACCACCAACACCCCAGTGCCACAATACAGGAAGCGGGCCTTTCTGCCTCACCCCCATCAGCTCTGAGCTCCGACCGCATCGATTTCTTCAGTGCCAGAGAGAAATTCCTCGGCCTCTCTCAGGAGGGGCAAAGCCGTGGGAGTTCTGAACAGACGCTCCGAGATAAAAGCCCAAACCAGGAGTCGAAGCTCATGTTTCCTGAGCACCCTGTTAAAGGGGAGGAGGAACAGAAAAAG gaGATCTGCAGTGTTTTGGTTTGTAACACGGTCTCAGAACTGGAGTCCACAAGGCCCAGCAtaactcctccccctcctcctgcCAGCCAACCTGATTCCAGTAGCttaaaggaggaggaggagctagTCAAAAACTCACTGGAAGCGGAGAAGGTGGAGCTCGGAGAGGCCCTCCAAGGTGATTGGTCAAAGGGTACAGTGCGGCGAGCCACCAGGCAGCTAGAACAGAAGATGAAGCAAGACGTTTCATCACCAACGCTGCTATCAAGTGCTCTCAGCTGTCTTTCACAGCGTTCCGTTGTTAGCACCAGCAGCAGAGACAGACCTGAGAACACTCCATCTCATTTAGACCTCTTCCTTGATTTGAGCACTGTGCCAGCCCACCACCATCAGCCTGAGGAAACGGCGGAGATAAAAGTGGAGAAGGAGGAACCTTCACCTGTAGAGGAAGGGATGGGAAAAGGGTGCAAAATAAGACTCAGGGAAGAAGAGCGTGGACACACTGGATTTCTAGAGACAGACATGAGCCTCTCACACTTGAAACAAAGCCATTCCACTCCATCCGGGTCTTCTTCAGAAGCTGTTTTTAAGCTAGAGGGTGTCACAGAGAACGAGACAAGCACCGACTACCTTTCACAAGACCATCTGAGGGAGATGTTGGAGACTCTGAGGCAGCTCGGTGCGTTCCTCTGCCAGGTGAGCAGCGGATCAGACAAGAGGCTCAGCCACCCATGGGTtgggaaagaacagaaaagaggaTGGATTGTTCAAGAACGAGCCAGCGAGGTAAAGGCAAGAATGCGTCAAGCTGGTCTGACCCCGCCCTCACTGATCAAGAGATCTGCCTCGCTGGCTAAGCTAGGCTCCCTCGACCTGTCGGCTAACGATCTGAGCGAACTGGAGCTGAGTCCTGCATCATCATCCCCGCGCACTGCAAAGCCACGCCCTCACTCTTTTACAGATGATACCTCAAAAAAGAAGCGGGTTCTACCCAGGCGAacaccctctctccctccctcttgcACATCTCGCCTCCCTTCTACTGGATCACACCTGGATAAAAGGTTGGAAAACTGCCAGACTGGAGAAGTACAACACAAGGTTCCCATGCCACTGCCAGTCTCACCATCATCCAATGAGTGCAGTAGGCAAGGAAGGGTCCCAGATCCAGCATACACTCCAGTGCCAGCGCCTGCCTTAATATCTGTGGCGACACGGCAACAGTATGGGAGGACTCATCCCTTGAGGAGGCTTAAAAAACGAACCTCGAACTCCTACTATCACACCATGTGA